A portion of the Ricinus communis isolate WT05 ecotype wild-type chromosome 10, ASM1957865v1, whole genome shotgun sequence genome contains these proteins:
- the LOC8274934 gene encoding pentatricopeptide repeat-containing protein At1g62910 encodes MFSKEKRKRKRNLICLYLLLKTISPFLSLAGVLMLSPYSQPPQILLQSSSLGNTSVFSKSYNGNCSKSPGSNLVFFPKLSLSTMIPADKKKVSFSYPKDISHLIHKQGIGLVEKHNGLRIKEQKQESVKFDAKASRLQVEKLLDAIRALPFKGRTEILDVFGKDGEIPSISDFNDLLMALVIANELDLALNMYSDVSTLGLVPDSWTFSIVIRCHCKRNDADEAKRVLDRMLENGLNPNVVTFTTLINSFCKKGKLQKAYEVIDVMNTIGCQPNVQTYNCLLKGLCYIGKVEEAYEILEDIKKSSIEPDIYTYTAMMDGFCKVGRSEEAMQLLNEAIEMGLTPNVVTFNTLIDGYSKEGRPLQGVGVLKKMKQRNCMPDIISYSTLLHGLLVWRKIKTALRIYEEMVRNGFEVDEKLMNSLLRGLCRKFLKDNELLNDAYQVFEKMKERTVVIHHSTYSLVIQAFSTGKKVDDALSNIHRMIKDGYVPRIITINTVIRAFCKEGRVDKALSILVLMFETRKFPSITSYDIMIRELNRQGMCRVASNVYGAALVRGVVPNQKPQQ; translated from the coding sequence AtgttttctaaagaaaaaagaaaaagaaaaagaaatcttatATGCCTTTATCTTTTACTCAAAACCATATCTCCGTTTCTGTCTCTCGCTGGGGTACTGATGCTTTCACCATATTCTCAACCTCctcaaattcttcttcaaTCTTCTTCACTTGGCAACACTTCTGTATTCAGCAAATCTTACAATGGAAACTGCAGCAAATCCCCAGGTAGCAACCTTGTTTTCTTTCCAAAATTATCATTATCTACAATGATCCCTGCTGACAAAAAGAAAGTATCTTTCTCATACCCAAAAGACATATCCCATTTGATTCACAAGCAAGGAATCGGCCTAGTTGAGAAACATAATGGCCTaagaattaaagaacaaaagcaaGAAAGCGTGAAATTTGATGCGAAAGCTAGTAGATTGCAGGTAGAGAAATTATTGGATGCAATTAGAGCATTACCCTTCAAAGGGAGAACTGAAATTCTCGACGTTTTCGGAAAAGATGGCGAAATTCCAAGTATATCGGACTTCAATGATCTTCTCATGGCTTTAGTCATAGCCAATGAGCTTGACCTCGCGTTGAATATGTATTCTGATGTATCCACTCTTGGTTTAGTCCCAGATTCTTGGACATTTTCAATCGTCATCAGGTGTCATTGCAAGAGAAATGATGCTGATGAGGCTAAAAGGGTTTTAGACCGCATGTTAGAAAATGGGTTAAACCCTAATGTGGTAACATTCACCACTTTGATCAATTCATTTTGcaaaaagggtaaattacAGAAAGCTTATGAAGTTATTGACGTGATGAATACAATTGGATGCCAACCAAATGTTCAAACATACAATTGCTTGTTGAAAGGATTGTGTTATATAGGGAAGGTAGAGGAAGCATATGAAATATTGGAAGATATAAAGAAATCATCTATAGAACCAGATATTTATACATACACAGCTATGATGGATGGTTTTTGCAAAGTGGGTAGATCAGAGGAGGCAATGCAGTTGCTAAATGAAGCCATAGAGATGGGTTTGACACCAAATGTTGTTACTTTTAATACTCTGATTGATGGGTATAGCAAAGAAGGGAGGCCACTGCAGGGAGTTGGCgtgttaaagaaaatgaaacagagAAATTGTATGCCTGATATTATCAGCTATAGCACATTGCTACATGGTTTGTTGGTATGGAGAAAGATCAAAACAGCGCTTCGAATTTATGAGGAAATGGTGAGAAATGGTTTTGAGGTTGACGAGAAGTTAATGAACAGTTTGTTGAGAGGTTTGTGTAGGAAATTCTTGAAGGATAACGAACTATTAAATGATGCATATCAAGTGTTTGAGAAAATGAAGGAAAGAACAGTTGTTATCCACCATAGCACATACAGTCTAGTGATCCAGGCTTTTTCAACGGGAAAGAAGGTTGATGATGCTTTGTCCAATATACACCGGATGATCAAAGATGGATATGTTCCGAGAATTATCACCATAAACACTGTTATTCGGGCATTTTGCAAAGAGGGAAGAGTTGACAAAGCACTCTCAATCTTAGTTCTCATGTTTGAAACACGTAAATTCCCAAGTATAACATCTTATGATATCATGATTCGTGAACTGAATAGACAGGGAATGTGTAGGGTTGCTTCTAATGTCTATGGTGCAGCACTGGTCCGAGGTGTGGTTCCCAACCAGAAGCCCCAACAATAA